The nucleotide window TTTGGCCACGTTGTTTAGATCTTTCTCCACTAGTTAGACAAAACCCAATTTTCTTCCCAAAATTTGTCACCATTTCTTGATTTCTGGGGATTCCGTGACAACAACCAACTATCAATGGTTTAACATATTCCAGTATGTCATGCTACCAAGTACAATCTTGCTCTATTCCTTATATATTCTACTTATCCAACAACAGATTAGTTTCTTCCACCCCCCAAAACAAAGATTAGTTTATATGCCACTAATAGTTTGTTCACCCGCCTCTTGATTTTATCCATTTCATGCCTGTCCGATCATCATATTAATAATCTAACATGCTTGCTAACTGGACTGCTTCATCCATTTCACGGTTGGCACTTGATTACAAatatcatagttcatcattgGATGATTCTGTTCGGATCTTTCAATGGCATAGCTTGCGGCAACAGTGTTTAAGTTTTACCTTCTGTTGCAGGAATGCGAAGTCAGGGGTAACCAATGGGCGATTACGCCTGTTCAGAGATCTACACGGTTCCAACGAGGTGATAAGAGTGTGAGCAAGCCCTTAGTGGAGAAGCAAAGTCACCACAAACTGTTGCCGTTCACACCAAATCCCCGCGACATTCCCCATAACAGCAAGACTCAAAATGCTGTTAAGAAAGACAAAAAACTAGAGAATCCACCAAGGAGTAGCCAGAGAATTGCTGCAGTAAAAGCTTCTGCAAGGATGGAAAAACACAATAAGCTCCAGACAGTGTATGAAGATTCCCAAGATGCTCCTGCCAGGAGAAAGACTGCAGATGCATCTTACAAAAAGAGTGAGATGCAAGAGCCAAAGCCCAGTCGTGGTGAGGAGCTGACAGGAAAGAGGAAGAGAGGCACCGGAAGAAAGCAGGCATCAAGGAAACAAACTCACAAGGAGCACAAATCTGATTGTCAAGAAATTGTACCCATCACTGAACCCAGAAACATCATCCACAAGAAGAGTGAAAATAATCCTTCTTCCATAGTGCAGCCTAAAATTGGTGATGATATACTGATGAACACCAAGGAATGCAGTGAAGAGCTAAGCGGGATTAAAGAAGGGGTACAGCAACAGTGTTGCGCGTCAGATGAATGGACAGAAGAGCAGGACACTATATTGCGCCAGGCTTACTTCACTGCTCGACCATCCCCACATTTCTGGAAGAAAGTTTCTAAAATGGTATTTCCAATCCTTCGATTTTGTTCCTTTAGTGGTTTGATGATCATATCTTGGTAGTTGCAGACCTGTTTGATATCTAGTTGCACAAGCTGCCTTGAGAAAGCATAATAATAAATAATTAGAATGCTGCAGTTAAAATGTTGCTCTCAGAATGGGGTTTCCAGTTTTAAAAATGTGCATGAATGTGCATGAGTTATTCATGGATCTTGGTGCTAGACTTTGTGATATTCCACTGCATTGTTTTGTTGAGTTCCTTTTGTTAAGCAGTCAATATAAATCATGTATACAACATTGAATgtccaacaacaacaacaataacaacaaagcctttcagtcccaaacaagttggagTAGGCTAGAGTTGAACATACTGAAAACACTTCCAGAGTCTAACTACAACATACCAGTAGTGTCTGAATGATGAATAAGTCAAATAGTAGCAGTAGGATAGTTGTATAGTTTGTTGGACTTCTGTGTTCTTCCATTTTTGGCTTTCTTTTCTGCCTTTGTTTGAAGGCTGTAAGTTCGGTGTCATTTGGATGTTTTCTTCTAATACGAGATGATGCATATTTAGGCGCGTATCTGAGAAATGAAAAATTGTAGAGAGCGTTCTCTGGGAATGTGGACAACTGGTAATATTTACAAGGGTTGGTTAATAATCATACTGAAACATAACATTTCACGCTGTATTTGTTTTTTTGCATTGAAGGGGAAGAATTAACAGTCAATAGAATGTTGTCTGTTTATTATTTAATGTGCACATGTGAGTGATCCTCTCATCACATGTTGACACCAACATGGATGTGAAAAACTGGTCATCAGAAGATTGTTAATGTTGCTAGATACAAGATACATGCAAAAACAAAAATACTTTGAGCACAGGTTCAAAAAATATAGTACTGTGAGCTTAGATAACTAACATTTTGGTGCTGCTCTTTTAGTAGTCTCACATGGAATTGATTTCAGCCATTTCTAGTGATGCTTACCACATGTCATATCCGACAACATGTCACGTTGCTTTGACAATCTATTTTGTACTTCAACATGTCAAGTAGTATGTCCTATAGATTACTCAGTATTTTCCTAGGTGACTTGTTACTTTATTATTTTTGTTAGTTCAGCAATTTGACACACATCCTTTCAGGTCCCAGGGAAATCTGCTGAAGACTGCTTCAATCGAGTTCATGCTGACCTCTCAACGCCCACTCCAATCGCCCCTCGTCCTCGAAGTAAAACACAGTTTTCTCCTCTAGCACATTTCACATTGTCTGATCCAAAGTTTCCAAACCTTTTGGAACCTCTAGCCGGAAGACCAAGGACTGCCAAACAAAAGAGCCTATTAGCACAGAAGACAGTGAGACATTTGCTGAAGAAGCATTCCCTCATTGACCAAGCTCAAGAGGCTGATCACTTCTCGCTATTTGAAACTTCACCGTCTGCTTTACAATTGAACATTCCTCTTGACGATTCTCCTGGGACCCCTGACAATTATCTAAAGTCCTTTTCCCTGCACAAGTACAGCGCGAGTTCTTCAGCACGTAAGAGACCGTTGTCAAGGTTGAAAACTAAGCAAGCTGAACCGAGTCCAGCAGTTCTGAAGCCTCTAAAGAATACTGTTTTGCATGAGAAGTACATTAATCAGTTGACCCGAAGAGATGGCGCAAAAAAGCCTCGTAAGAAGGCTGCTGGCACCAATGCAACTGATCCTGAGAGGCCTCTTTCGG belongs to Triticum urartu cultivar G1812 chromosome 7, Tu2.1, whole genome shotgun sequence and includes:
- the LOC125523416 gene encoding uncharacterized protein LOC125523416, whose protein sequence is MVKKQEPSTPAAGGTQWKGRLRSHHATPLNSPSPWIQSPSRNRDEDAEASKFKKQAAPTTPGRSRCTRDESGGAAGRPPKALPRRSARLTGRDPDHPIVLDEAEEECEVRGNQWAITPVQRSTRFQRGDKSVSKPLVEKQSHHKLLPFTPNPRDIPHNSKTQNAVKKDKKLENPPRSSQRIAAVKASARMEKHNKLQTVYEDSQDAPARRKTADASYKKSEMQEPKPSRGEELTGKRKRGTGRKQASRKQTHKEHKSDCQEIVPITEPRNIIHKKSENNPSSIVQPKIGDDILMNTKECSEELSGIKEGVQQQCCASDEWTEEQDTILRQAYFTARPSPHFWKKVSKMVPGKSAEDCFNRVHADLSTPTPIAPRPRSKTQFSPLAHFTLSDPKFPNLLEPLAGRPRTAKQKSLLAQKTVRHLLKKHSLIDQAQEADHFSLFETSPSALQLNIPLDDSPGTPDNYLKSFSLHKYSASSSARKRPLSRLKTKQAEPSPAVLKPLKNTVLHEKYINQLTRRDGAKKPRKKAAGTNATDPERPLSEQRAGSVKAAKNALISEATDFIGQFKKLQANSLAHVLENSEDDEDNSV